A window of the Lactuca sativa cultivar Salinas chromosome 7, Lsat_Salinas_v11, whole genome shotgun sequence genome harbors these coding sequences:
- the LOC111900866 gene encoding uncharacterized protein LOC111900866, which translates to MRPLDEAETTQVFEKLFKFTGNNLKNLVDSPSHEGPDQNPGRYCFRLHKNRVYYVSESLVKRATNVKRENLVAMGTNIGKFTKSGKFHLTIQALNLLAANAKHKVWLKPTSEMSFLYGNDVVKGGLGRITDNINAYDGVVVFSMSDLPLGFGIAAKSTQDCRKMDPNGLVVIRQADTGEYLRNQDDL; encoded by the coding sequence ATGAGGCCATTAGACGAAGCCGAGACGACTCAAGTATTCGAGAAGCTATTCAAATTCACAGGCAACAATCTCAAGAACCTCGTCGATTCTCCATCACACGAAGGCCCAGATCAAAACCCAGGTCGCTATTGCTTCCGTCTCCACAAGAACAGAGTCTATTACGTCTCGGAGTCACTAGTCAAACGCGCCACCAACGTGAAGCGAGAAAACCTCGTCGCCATGGGGACCAACATCGGCAAATTCACAAAAAGCGGCAAGTTCCATCTCACGATTCAGGCCTTGAATCTGTTGGCTGCTAATGCGAAGCATAAAGTGTGGCTAAAACCCACTTCGGAGATGTCGTTCTTGTACGGGAACGATGTCGTGAAAGGTGGGTTAGGCAGGATTACTGATAACATCAATGCGTATGATGGGGTGGTTGTGTTTTCTATGTCGGATTTGCCTTTGGGATTTGGGATTGCTGCGAAATCGACTCAGGATTGCAGGAAGATGGACCCTAATGGGCTTGTGGTTATTCGCCAGGCTGATACTGGGGAGTATTTGAGGAATCAAGACGACCTTTGA